The following proteins are encoded in a genomic region of Candidatus Goldiibacteriota bacterium:
- a CDS encoding KamA family radical SAM protein, translating into MKYITDIGKIKGLSEKEKTNLKKVTDRYEFKVNDYYLSLIDWKNKKDPIRRIVIPETLEMDKWGSYDPSKEKSNLVMPGMQHKYRSTALLLVSGTCGSICRFCFRKRIFIKKGEAGCVDIDKAAAYIKKHKEITNVLLTGGDPLMLPTKKLSEIIGKLRKVKTAHIIRIGTKMPAYNPDRILKDPSFAAMVRKYSEDERKIYFMVHFNHPRELTPKAIKAVNVLIRAGAIMANQTPLLRGINDNVQIMAQLLRKLSFMGVPPYYVFQCRPTLANKDFAVPVEEGYRIFEKAKSYCSGLAKRAKFVMSHATGKIEIVGLTDNRIFFKYHRAKKEIDSSKFIIAKRNPKAYWFDDYKELKRESRLE; encoded by the coding sequence ATGAAATACATCACAGATATCGGTAAAATCAAAGGGCTTTCGGAAAAAGAAAAAACAAATCTGAAAAAAGTAACGGATAGGTACGAGTTCAAAGTTAATGACTATTACTTATCGCTGATAGACTGGAAAAATAAGAAAGACCCTATTCGCAGAATAGTTATTCCTGAGACTCTTGAAATGGACAAGTGGGGAAGTTATGACCCTTCAAAAGAAAAGTCAAACCTTGTAATGCCCGGGATGCAGCATAAATACAGGTCAACAGCCCTGCTTTTGGTAAGCGGGACATGCGGCAGTATATGCAGGTTCTGTTTCAGAAAACGCATATTCATAAAAAAAGGCGAAGCCGGCTGTGTGGATATTGATAAAGCAGCGGCCTATATAAAAAAGCATAAAGAAATAACCAATGTGCTGCTGACCGGCGGCGATCCGTTAATGTTGCCGACAAAAAAATTAAGCGAAATAATAGGCAAGTTAAGAAAAGTTAAAACCGCGCATATTATCAGGATAGGCACAAAGATGCCGGCGTATAATCCTGACAGAATTTTAAAAGACCCTTCTTTTGCGGCAATGGTCAGAAAATACTCCGAAGATGAAAGAAAGATATATTTTATGGTGCATTTTAACCATCCGCGCGAACTTACGCCCAAAGCGATAAAGGCGGTAAATGTACTTATCAGAGCCGGCGCTATAATGGCAAATCAGACTCCGCTTTTAAGGGGGATTAATGATAATGTTCAGATAATGGCGCAGCTTTTACGCAAACTTTCTTTTATGGGGGTTCCGCCATATTATGTTTTTCAGTGCAGGCCAACGCTTGCAAATAAGGATTTTGCAGTACCGGTGGAAGAAGGGTACAGGATATTTGAAAAGGCAAAGTCATATTGTTCGGGGCTTGCAAAAAGGGCAAAGTTTGTAATGTCGCACGCCACAGGTAAGATAGAAATAGTGGGGTTGACGGATAACAGGATATTTTTTAAATATCACAGGGCAAAGAAAGAAATAGACAGTTCCAAATTTATAATAGCAAAACGCAATCCCAAAGCTTACTGGTTTGATGATTATAAGGAACTGAAAAGGGAATCAAGGCTGGAGTAA